One segment of Alistipes finegoldii DSM 17242 DNA contains the following:
- a CDS encoding S46 family peptidase: MRRWIACLAVVLLCMQTAVADEGMWLINRLGEIYPQMKSKGLKIKDKEIYNEQTSALADAVVAVDGGMGTGSMISDEGLMITNHHVAFSDICALSTPEHNYLETGFWARTRGEEIPVAGKTVWFLRKVVDVTEEVEAIRNGMMAEGKWGIMGMRRVYKEIEDRYAAQTEHEVSCYSMWGGKMYLMFYYDVYKDVRLVGTPPITLGAFGGDHDNWGWPQHKGDFTLYRVYADAEGRPAEYSAGNVPLKPRRVLRIATGGVHDGDFAMVIGFPGHTNRYASSFAVAEKQRVKNPVVVANRHDRMDILKRHMERDPKVRMKYSDSYFGLSNYADYAKWENKCLRRFDVVSIRKAEEERLQRWIEADSARRAEDGGLLADLERGYEGRRGAERSLNYFREAWLGPSEALLVANRVSSYLGKLDRLKLDSLKIDSKDAQSVVAGSGRLRRNYDVETDRDLLAKMIVNFTKHVPREMWGEQLTEMYDAAGGDADRMAREAFDASFCSDPDRYDAYFERNRSVAEMRRDPLVRLTESVRVQRFTGGVDKAERRVRAQVGKAESRYAGLLYDFRASEGIAQYPNANSTMRLTYGSVVPLNPSDGVHYDSRSTIAGYMEKYNPDEYEFRVDDRMKRLIAAEDWGRWGEKGTLCVNFLTDNDITGGNSGSPVLDGRGRLIGLAFDGNRESMAGDVWFHPDLARTVCVDIRYVMWIIDKYAEADWLLDEMKFEK, from the coding sequence ATGAGAAGATGGATAGCCTGTCTGGCCGTCGTGCTGCTCTGCATGCAGACCGCCGTGGCCGACGAAGGCATGTGGCTGATCAACCGGCTGGGGGAGATTTACCCTCAGATGAAGTCCAAGGGGTTGAAGATAAAGGACAAGGAGATTTACAACGAGCAGACTTCGGCGCTCGCCGACGCCGTAGTCGCCGTGGACGGCGGTATGGGAACGGGAAGCATGATCTCCGACGAAGGGCTGATGATAACCAATCACCACGTCGCGTTCAGCGACATCTGCGCCCTTTCGACGCCCGAACACAACTACCTCGAAACGGGTTTCTGGGCCCGTACGCGCGGAGAAGAGATTCCCGTGGCCGGCAAGACCGTGTGGTTCCTGCGCAAGGTGGTCGATGTGACCGAGGAGGTCGAGGCGATCCGCAACGGCATGATGGCCGAAGGAAAATGGGGCATAATGGGCATGCGCCGCGTGTACAAGGAGATCGAGGACCGTTATGCCGCGCAGACCGAACACGAAGTGTCGTGCTACTCGATGTGGGGCGGCAAAATGTACCTGATGTTCTATTACGACGTTTATAAGGACGTGCGGCTGGTCGGAACTCCGCCCATTACGCTGGGCGCTTTCGGCGGCGATCACGACAACTGGGGCTGGCCCCAGCACAAGGGCGACTTTACGCTCTACCGGGTGTATGCCGACGCGGAGGGACGTCCTGCGGAGTATTCCGCCGGCAACGTGCCGCTCAAGCCCCGCCGCGTACTGCGTATTGCGACGGGCGGCGTGCACGACGGCGACTTTGCGATGGTGATCGGATTTCCGGGCCATACGAACCGTTACGCTTCGTCGTTCGCCGTGGCCGAGAAACAGCGTGTCAAGAATCCCGTCGTCGTGGCCAACCGCCACGACCGGATGGATATTCTCAAGCGCCATATGGAGCGCGATCCGAAGGTGCGCATGAAGTATTCCGACTCCTATTTCGGGCTGAGCAACTATGCCGATTACGCCAAGTGGGAAAACAAGTGCCTGCGCCGTTTCGACGTGGTGTCGATCCGTAAGGCCGAAGAGGAGCGTCTGCAACGCTGGATCGAAGCCGATTCGGCGCGCAGGGCCGAGGACGGCGGGCTGCTTGCCGACCTTGAACGCGGCTACGAGGGCCGCCGGGGCGCCGAACGCAGTCTCAACTATTTCCGTGAGGCGTGGCTCGGTCCGAGCGAGGCGCTGCTGGTGGCCAACCGCGTGTCGTCGTACCTCGGCAAGCTGGACCGCCTGAAGCTGGATTCGCTGAAGATCGACTCGAAGGATGCGCAGAGCGTGGTTGCCGGAAGCGGCCGCCTGCGCCGCAACTACGATGTCGAGACCGACCGCGACCTGTTGGCGAAGATGATCGTGAACTTCACGAAGCATGTGCCGCGCGAGATGTGGGGCGAACAGTTGACCGAGATGTACGATGCGGCGGGCGGCGATGCCGACCGGATGGCGCGCGAAGCGTTCGATGCGTCGTTCTGCAGCGATCCCGACCGTTATGACGCCTATTTCGAACGGAACCGCTCGGTCGCCGAGATGCGCCGCGATCCGCTGGTCAGACTCACCGAATCGGTGCGGGTGCAGCGGTTTACGGGCGGGGTGGACAAGGCCGAGAGACGGGTTCGCGCGCAGGTGGGCAAGGCCGAAAGCCGTTATGCCGGCCTGCTCTACGACTTCCGCGCTTCGGAAGGGATTGCGCAGTATCCCAACGCCAATTCGACCATGCGCCTGACTTACGGCAGTGTCGTGCCCCTGAATCCGTCGGACGGCGTGCATTACGATTCGCGCTCGACGATTGCGGGTTATATGGAGAAATACAACCCCGACGAGTATGAATTCCGGGTCGATGATCGCATGAAACGGCTGATTGCCGCTGAGGATTGGGGCCGCTGGGGCGAAAAGGGTACGCTCTGCGTCAATTTCCTGACCGACAACGATATCACGGGCGGTAATTCGGGCAGTCCCGTGCTCGACGGCCGCGGACGGCTGATCGGACTGGCCTTCGACGGCAACCGCGAGTCGATGGCCGGCGACGTGTGGTTCCATCCCGATCTGGCGCGTACGGTCTGCGTCGATATCCGCTACGTGATGTGGATTATCGACAAATATGCCGAGGCGGACTGGCTGCTGGACGAAATGAAATTTGAAAAATAG
- a CDS encoding 4Fe-4S binding protein, with the protein MKRKPNYLKHILQWGVLAAIAGTVLWANFSEKPVDVEAYCPFGGLQAFGTYLVNNSLACSMSMLQIMMGLVLAVGVILFSKLFCGYLCPLGTVGEWMGRAGKKLHLQVEVPSGSIVDKLLRVVKYVLLFTILYFTLSSSELFCKKLDPFYAVATGFKGEIVLWMSLTSLTLLLLGGFVVKMFWCKYICPLGAASNIFKFTLLFVIAALGGWILGMLGVADAWIWTIGGACLAAYVVEIVKMRSCVFPLMYIERDIRTCNNCGLCEKKCPYQLPIHDYVKVKHVDCTLCGNCIGSCTKDALQVNGRRSLRWVPGLLAVVLFFIAVWMGSTMELPTIDEKWGDYEQVENLQTFEMEGLQTIKCFGSSKAFSAKMQTVPGVYGVKTFVRRHGVEVLFDPAKTDTLKIQAAIFAPTLRKYAMPGENVPMLDVVKLGVEGLHDRMDMIYFGMVLQKIEGVYGFTSEFACPVDVTVYADPAAGITEKMFEEAIDAEELVIPAKEGEKVIPMHTVLKSYAVAGQVSREEFAQIMFRDVEKQAGRFIANIEKWGDDEQFPKAVYEMAFPGIEKMPIRNAFPYFKSFLSCSEGIVSVDFVLRDLTPVMRIHYVKSMWNDEKLWKEIFQAEKWTLRMADGTFKEADPRLKFTNPGKTVTE; encoded by the coding sequence ATGAAACGCAAACCCAATTACCTGAAGCACATCCTGCAGTGGGGCGTACTGGCCGCCATTGCAGGCACGGTGCTCTGGGCCAACTTCAGCGAAAAACCCGTCGATGTCGAGGCTTACTGTCCCTTCGGCGGTCTGCAGGCTTTCGGAACCTATCTGGTGAACAACTCGCTGGCCTGCTCGATGTCTATGCTCCAGATCATGATGGGCCTCGTGCTCGCCGTGGGAGTGATCCTGTTCAGCAAACTTTTCTGCGGCTACCTCTGTCCGCTGGGCACCGTCGGCGAATGGATGGGCCGCGCCGGAAAGAAACTGCATCTGCAGGTCGAGGTTCCGTCGGGCAGCATCGTAGACAAACTGCTGCGCGTGGTGAAGTACGTGCTGCTCTTCACGATCCTCTATTTCACGCTCTCGTCGAGCGAGCTGTTCTGCAAGAAACTCGATCCGTTCTATGCCGTGGCTACGGGATTCAAGGGCGAGATCGTGCTCTGGATGTCGCTCACGAGCCTTACGCTGTTGCTGCTGGGCGGCTTCGTGGTGAAGATGTTCTGGTGCAAGTATATCTGCCCGCTGGGGGCGGCCAGCAACATTTTCAAATTCACGCTGCTGTTCGTCATCGCGGCCCTCGGCGGCTGGATTCTCGGCATGCTGGGCGTTGCGGACGCATGGATCTGGACCATCGGCGGCGCATGTCTGGCCGCATATGTCGTCGAGATCGTCAAGATGCGCAGCTGCGTCTTCCCGCTGATGTACATCGAGCGTGACATCCGCACCTGCAACAACTGCGGTCTCTGCGAGAAAAAGTGCCCCTATCAGCTGCCGATCCACGACTACGTGAAGGTGAAGCACGTCGATTGCACGCTTTGCGGCAACTGTATCGGCTCCTGTACGAAGGACGCCCTGCAGGTCAACGGCCGCCGTTCGCTGCGCTGGGTGCCGGGACTGCTGGCCGTCGTGCTCTTCTTCATCGCTGTGTGGATGGGTTCCACGATGGAGCTGCCCACGATCGACGAGAAATGGGGCGATTACGAGCAGGTCGAGAATCTGCAGACCTTCGAGATGGAGGGATTGCAGACGATCAAGTGCTTCGGCTCTTCGAAGGCCTTCTCGGCCAAGATGCAGACCGTGCCGGGTGTTTACGGCGTGAAGACCTTCGTCCGCCGTCACGGCGTCGAGGTGCTGTTCGACCCCGCCAAGACCGACACGCTGAAGATTCAGGCCGCGATTTTCGCTCCGACGCTGCGTAAATACGCCATGCCGGGCGAGAACGTGCCGATGCTCGACGTGGTGAAACTCGGCGTCGAGGGACTCCACGACCGGATGGATATGATCTACTTCGGCATGGTGCTGCAGAAGATCGAGGGCGTATACGGCTTCACCTCCGAATTCGCCTGCCCCGTGGATGTGACGGTCTACGCCGATCCCGCCGCCGGCATTACCGAAAAGATGTTCGAGGAGGCGATCGACGCCGAAGAGCTGGTGATTCCGGCCAAGGAGGGCGAAAAGGTGATTCCGATGCACACCGTGCTCAAGAGCTATGCGGTCGCCGGGCAGGTTTCGCGCGAGGAGTTCGCGCAGATCATGTTCCGCGACGTGGAGAAGCAGGCGGGCAGGTTCATTGCCAACATCGAGAAGTGGGGCGACGACGAACAGTTCCCGAAGGCTGTCTACGAAATGGCGTTCCCCGGTATCGAGAAGATGCCGATCCGCAATGCGTTCCCCTATTTCAAGAGCTTCCTTTCGTGCTCCGAGGGCATTGTCTCCGTAGATTTCGTGCTGCGCGACCTGACGCCCGTCATGCGTATTCACTATGTGAAGTCGATGTGGAACGACGAGAAGCTCTGGAAGGAGATTTTCCAAGCCGAGAAGTGGACGCTCCGCATGGCCGACGGGACCTTCAAGGAGGCCGATCCGCGGCTGAAGTTCACCAATCCGGGCAAGACCGTAACCGAATAA
- a CDS encoding fimbrillin family protein: MKKILMIAAAAAVCFAACSKNEGGVPGDRTLRITPTIGNPSLTPAAMTASTRATDTDFELGDKVGLKVTMTADGKDFVSNKPMTFDGTDFKTEGFLWYEDINATSTLFAYYPWQEGGDIPAEFSVKADQSGDNYTASDLIVAVKAGVKPTLSSTQMTFKHKMSRIVIDVTNESGFDITNIVIKGAVGTGVLDPATGNFTAKADAEASDLIANTATANKVYYALLVPQNGVKLMVTVTTADGKKRTQTLGTADFKSGENRRMECNVQPADIELKFSGPITGWVDGDDLLPDGEGEVETPTVEWGGVKYEIVTLKDGRTWMAENLRYVPEGKTISSDPKDGSGVWYPCNLSKAADPSLVESNGLLYSYPVMLGMTGDMTGDNFDQYEGARGICPEGWHIPTMAEWLKLAGVGSGNLTDPTSPYFEQTQSGGSIVKLNKDGFNIAGCGYVNAANVTATPAYMATASAADASAFGMGYFPSSTGYKVTYNTADDPASGIKNIQYYAGMITYNKSFNRITVAYQGGYCAAPVRCIKDRE; the protein is encoded by the coding sequence ATGAAAAAGATTTTGATGATTGCGGCAGCCGCGGCAGTGTGCTTTGCCGCCTGCTCGAAGAACGAAGGCGGGGTTCCGGGCGACCGGACGCTGCGTATCACTCCGACGATCGGCAATCCTTCGCTGACGCCGGCAGCCATGACCGCCTCTACGCGCGCCACGGATACCGATTTCGAACTGGGCGACAAGGTCGGCCTGAAGGTTACGATGACCGCCGACGGCAAGGATTTCGTGTCGAACAAACCGATGACTTTCGACGGCACCGATTTCAAGACCGAGGGATTCCTCTGGTATGAGGACATCAATGCGACCTCGACGCTCTTCGCCTATTATCCTTGGCAGGAGGGCGGGGATATTCCCGCGGAATTCTCGGTCAAGGCCGATCAGAGCGGCGACAACTACACGGCTTCGGACCTGATCGTGGCCGTGAAGGCGGGCGTCAAGCCGACGCTGTCGTCCACGCAGATGACTTTCAAGCACAAGATGTCGCGCATCGTTATCGACGTGACGAACGAATCGGGTTTCGATATTACGAATATCGTCATCAAGGGCGCCGTGGGGACGGGCGTACTCGATCCAGCGACGGGCAACTTTACGGCCAAAGCGGACGCGGAGGCTTCCGACCTGATCGCCAATACGGCGACTGCGAACAAAGTCTACTATGCGCTTCTGGTGCCGCAGAACGGTGTCAAACTGATGGTTACCGTCACCACGGCCGACGGCAAGAAACGCACGCAGACGCTCGGTACGGCCGACTTCAAGTCGGGTGAGAACCGCCGCATGGAGTGCAACGTGCAGCCGGCCGACATCGAGTTGAAGTTCAGCGGTCCGATTACGGGCTGGGTGGACGGCGACGACCTGCTGCCGGACGGCGAAGGCGAGGTCGAGACCCCGACCGTCGAATGGGGCGGCGTGAAGTACGAGATCGTGACCCTGAAGGACGGCCGTACGTGGATGGCCGAAAACCTGCGCTACGTGCCCGAAGGCAAAACCATATCGAGCGACCCGAAGGATGGCAGCGGCGTATGGTATCCGTGCAATCTGTCTAAAGCGGCCGATCCGTCGCTCGTCGAAAGCAACGGTCTGCTGTACAGCTATCCGGTGATGCTGGGGATGACCGGCGACATGACGGGTGACAATTTCGACCAGTATGAAGGGGCGCGGGGTATTTGCCCCGAAGGATGGCATATCCCGACGATGGCCGAATGGCTCAAACTGGCGGGTGTCGGCAGCGGCAACCTCACCGATCCGACGTCGCCCTATTTCGAACAGACGCAGAGCGGCGGTTCGATCGTTAAGCTCAATAAAGACGGGTTTAACATCGCAGGCTGCGGTTATGTCAATGCGGCAAATGTCACGGCGACTCCGGCCTATATGGCGACAGCCTCGGCTGCCGACGCCTCGGCGTTCGGCATGGGGTATTTCCCCAGTTCGACCGGCTATAAGGTTACCTACAATACGGCCGACGACCCGGCCAGCGGCATTAAGAACATTCAGTATTATGCCGGCATGATCACCTACAACAAGAGTTTCAACCGTATAACGGTCGCATACCAAGGCGGTTACTGCGCCGCTCCCGTCCGCTGTATCAAGGACAGGGAATAA